A single genomic interval of uncultured Desulfobulbus sp. harbors:
- the tnpA gene encoding IS200/IS605 family transposase produces the protein MYDEQSLSHTKWDCKYHVILIPKYRKKSIFGDLRKYLGEIFRELARQKECTVIEEDLMPDHVHILLSIPPKYSVSQIVGFIKGKSAIQIARNFQGRKKNFVGQNFWARGYYVSTVGKDEEAVRVYIQHQEKEDKRMDQLNLFE, from the coding sequence ATGTACGACGAACAAAGCCTAAGCCACACCAAGTGGGATTGCAAGTATCACGTCATCTTGATACCGAAGTACCGTAAGAAATCGATCTTCGGAGACTTGCGGAAATATTTGGGTGAAATATTTCGAGAATTGGCCAGACAGAAAGAATGCACAGTGATCGAAGAGGATTTGATGCCAGATCATGTCCATATCTTGCTTTCGATTCCACCCAAATACTCGGTGTCCCAGATAGTGGGCTTTATCAAAGGAAAAAGCGCAATTCAAATTGCCCGTAACTTTCAAGGTAGAAAGAAGAATTTTGTTGGGCAGAATTTTTGGGCACGAGGTTATTACGTATCTACAGTTGGTAAGGATGAAGAGGCTGTAAGGGTATATATCCAACACCAGGAAAAAGAAGACAAACGAATGGATCAACTCAATTTGTTTGAATAG